The Elusimicrobiota bacterium genome segment ATCGAAGCGATTGGGAAACGACGTCTCATCGGGATAGTGACAATCATGGGATTGTCTATTTACTACGATTAACTTCTTGCAAAAAAATCGAGAATAATGGTTTCGATCAAAATCGTAATAGAGCGGCCACGGAAACTCCGGTGTCCATATTTGGCGGATAATTCTCGAATTTGAATCTTTGTGCTGCAATTCGACGTAGTAACATGGGCCATGCAAAGCAGATAACAACGTAGATTTCCCCTTAAAATACGCCGTGACATTTTCAATGCGTTCTATTCGCGCTGCCTGGGGACCATTTTTTTCCGACTCTCTAGGCGTACTTCTTTACCAGAATGCTGGGGGAGACTCGCACTAATGAAAGCTCGGCACTCCTTCCCACTAAACGGCTTCACGCTTTGCGAGTACTCTTCCACATAACTATGCCGCGGGAACCGGAATGCCTGCGTTAATTCGCCGCCATCCTTTTCAAGCCTAAGCGGGAAAACTGGACTTGGGGAATCGTGATCATCTAGAGGATAATCCTTGTCATAGAGCGCGTTGTAGAATTCTTTAACTGACGTCTCTTTAAACTTCCCTTCGTAATAGTCGTAATAAATGGATTTTGATAGACGCAAACTGGGTTGTTCGTAGTACATCTCCAACTTACTTTCTGCGAAATCATCTTCGCGCGTTTTCTCAATCACTACATACTGTTTCCCGTTAATGCTTGTGGTTTTTGCGACGGTGTATTTCCATGTTGCAGGACCGCCCCAATCATCTCCCGTCGAGGATAGATATCCTTGCATGACCCACGAATCTCCAATTTTCCAAACGGGCGACCATGCAGTTGGGAGCAAGTCTGACTTCTGCGTGGCACTTACAGACAGTTGTTGTGCCCGTATCGTCGCAATGTTAATCAGAAAGAAGTAAAAGGCAATACAAATAAGATACAGAGATTTTGATTTCATCATCATATTCCTCGCTCGGCATTCAGTGCCTGAGGTCAACTTAAGGGAATTGGTGGATAGCGGAAGACCGACATTCCCGCGGGCGCAGGAATAGGCAGAAAAGCAGGCATACGCCAGCGTAGTGTTCCTCGGCGCGAACAAGCCACACCTCTGCGTCAGAGAGAGTGCCTACGATAATTCCCGCAGGCCTGAGCGGGATGGATTTCGATTGCCGGCAAGGCGCGAGGAGCGAGGATAGCGTGCGCTATCTGAGCGACGAGCAACGCCGCCGACGGTCGAAAGCCGCCCGCCCTTCGGGAGGCCCGATTCCGGCCGAGCTCTTCGTTGCTCCTCGCTTACATAGCTCAAGCTATGCGCGCTCGTCGCGCCTCGACCTCGTCTCAGACTCGGGCCTCCCAGGCCTGCGGGAATTATCGTAGGCACTCTGAATGTGCGGCCCGGCGCCGTCCGCTGCGGCTCTGCGCCGTCTGCGTCTGCGGCTCAGCGGCCGTCTTCGCGGGACTCGGTGGGGATGCGCTCCTTGCTCGCCTTGTCGAAGAGGTGCGCGCGGGCGGGGGTGAAGCGCAGGTGGACCTGCTGGCCGGGCTCGGGGTCGAAGGAGGCGTCGACGGTGGCGAGGAGGCGGCTCTCGCCGACCTTGAGGTAGAGGTTGCGGCGGTGGCCGAGCAGTTCGACGACCTCGACGCCGGCGGCGGTCGCGTCCGCGCCGCCCGAGAAGGAGACCTGCAGGTCGTCGGGACGCAGGCCGAGCACCACGGCCCGGGGCTCGGAGAGGGCCTTCCCGGCGTCCAGGAGCCGGGGCGCCGGCACGTCCATGACCGCGTTGCGGAAGCGCGGGCCCTCGGGGCCCTCGAGGAGCTGGCCGTCGACGAAGTTCATCGTGGGGCTGCCGATGAAGCCCGCGACGAAGAGGTTCGCGGGACGGCAGAAGACCTCCTCGGGCGTGCCCACCTGCTGGATGCGCCCGCCGTTGAGGATGGCGATGCGGGTGGCGAGCGTCATGGCCTCGACCTGGTCGTGCGTGACGTAGAGGATCGTCGAGTTCAGGCGCTGGTGGAGCTTCGCGATCTCGATGCGCATCTCCTCGCGCAGCTTCGCGTCGAGGTTGCTCAGCGGCTCGTCGAAGAGGAAGACCTTGGGCTTGCGCACGATGGCGCGCCCGATGGCCACGCGCTGGCGCTGTCCGCCGGAGAGCTGGCGCGGCGTGCGCGCGAGCAGCGGCCCGATCTGCAGGATGGCGGCCGCCTCCTTCACGCGCGCCTCGACCTCGGGCTTCGGCATGCGCCGCAGGCGCAGCCCGAAGTTCATGTTCTCCTCGACGGTCATGTGCGGGTAGAGCGCGTAGTCCTGGAAGACCATCGCGATCTCGCGGTCGCGCGGCGGCAGCTCGTTGACGACCTGCTCGCCGATGGCGATCTCGCCCTCGGTGATCTCCTCGAGGCCCGCGACCATGCGCAGCAGGGTGCTCTTGCCGCAGCCGGAGGGCCCGACGAGGACCATGAACTCGCGCTCGGCGACGTCGAGGCTGACGTCGTGGAGCACCTCGACGTCCTTGTAGCGCTTGGAGATGTTTCGAAGAGTGACGGTTGCCATTAGGGGTGCCTCATCCTTTCACGCCGCCCAAAGTCAGGCCCGAGATCAGCCATTTCGAGGAATAGAGGAAGACGCCGAGCACGGGGATGGTGACGAGGATGGAGGCGGCGGCGAACATGCCCCACTGCGTCAGGTACTGACCCTGCAGCTCGAAGAGGCCCAGCGTCCAGGTGTAGCGGTTCGCGTCGGTGAGCACGACCCGCGCGACCAGGTACTCGTTCCAAGCCTGGGTGAAGTTGAAGAGGAAGGCGATGGCCAGCGCGGGCGTCGAGAGGGGCAGGATGACGCGCAGGAAGGCGCCGAAGCGCGTCGTGCCGTCGACGAGCGCGGCCTCCTCGAGCGAGCGCGGGATGGTGTCGTAGTAGCCCTTGAGGATCCAGATGCTGAAGGGCAGCGAGGTCACCGAGTAGGCGATGATCATCCCGAGATAGGTGTTCACGAGCCCCAGGCGCATGATCATGAGGAAGAGCGGCAAGAGGAGCATCGAGGCCGGGATCATCTCGTTGCCGAGCAGCATCGTCAGGCCCGTGCGCCGGCCGGGGAAGCTGAAGCGCGAGAACGCGTAGCCGGCGAGCGCGGCCAGCGAGACGCCGAGCAGCGCGGTCGTGCAGGTGATGATCAGCGAGTTCCACAGCCAGAGGAGGAAGTTCGTCTCGTGGAGCACCTTCGCGTAGGAGGCGAAGCTCGCGCCCGTGGGGATGAGGGCGAGCTCGGTCGAGACGATGCGGTCTCCCGGGCGCAGGGAGACCGAGAAGATGCGCAGCAGCGGATAGACGCAGAGGAAGGAGGCGAGCAGCAGCCCGGCGTGGATGAGGACGGCGGTCAGCGGCCCGCCCGTCGGGCGGCCCGCGGCGTGCTTCTTGAGCCCCATATCAGGGTGCTCCCATGAAATCAATCACGCTCATAGACCGACTCCGTGCCCTTGGTCGCCTTCAGCCAGGCCATCGAGAAGGCGAAGAGGATGAGGAAGATGACGATGGCGAAGGCGGCGCTGTAGCTGTAGCGGTAGTAGGTGAAGGCCGCCTTGTACAGGGCCGAGACGAGGATGTCGGCGTCCTCCGTCCCCCCCGCCTGCCCGGTCACGAGGTAGATGACGTTGATGTTGTTGAAGGTCCAGACCGTGCCCAGCGTCACCGCCGGCGCGAGCACCGGCTTGATGAGCGGCAGGGTGATCATGCGGAACTGCTGGAAGGCCGAGGCGCCGTCGATGGCGGCCGCGTCGTAGTAGTGCTGGGAGATGCTCTGCAGTCCGCCCAGGATGACGACCATCATGAAGGGGATGCCGAGCCAGACGTTGATGATGGCGCAGGTCAGGAAGGGGTGCAGGGTCAGCCACTGCACCGGCGCGACGCCGAGAGAGGAGAGCCACGGGAAGACCGCGAGGAGACGGCCGATGAGCACGTTGATGAAGCCGTACTGGGAGTGGAACTCGCCGCGCATGGCGAGCACGGCCACGACCTGCGGCATCGCCCAGGGGACGACGAGCAAGGTGCGGTAGAGGCCCTTGAGGCGCAGCTTGCGGTTGAGGAGCAGGGCCAGCGCGAAGCCGCCGACGACGTGAAAGAACACGTTCACGAAGGTCCAGCCGAAGGTGCGCAGCAGCAGGCGCCAGAAGGTGACCTCCGAGAGCGGCGAGGAGGTGAAGACCTTCCCGAAGTGCTTGAGCCCGACGAAGGGCAGCTCGCCGGTGCGGCTCCAGTGCAGGATGGTCGTGAGCTTGAGGTCGTGGAAGGCGAGCCAGACCTCGAAGCCGAGCGGATAGATGATGAGGATGGCGAGGCCGAGCACGCCGGGGGCGAGCAGCATGTAGGGCAGCGCCCAGCGCCCGCGCACGACGAACTTGAAGAGCGCGGCCAGGGCCGCCTCGAGGGCGAAGGCCCAGAGCCCGACGCGGACGACCGCGCCGGGAGCGCCGGCGGTCAAAGGCAGGGACCCCAGGACGACGAGCGCCGGCACGGCGACGAGCACGGCGGGGAGGAACCAGGCGCGGTCCCAGCGATGGAAGTGGACCCAGAGATAGGCCTCGAGCACGGCCACCGCCGCGAAGATGACGAGGGTGAAATGGAGGACCTGGAGCACCGAGGCGGCGAGGATGGCGCTCATTCGTTCATCTCGGCGATCTTGGCCGCCGCCTCCTTCTGCATCAGCGCCGCCGCGGCGTCGGGCGCGATCTGGCCCGAGACGGTGCGGCCGTAGACCGGGCGCATCGCGTCCCAGACCGCGCGCATCTCGGTGGCCATGGGCATCGGCTTGCCGACGAGGAGCTGGTCCATCGAGGCGCGCAGCACGGGATTGTCCATGATGACTTTCGCGTGCGCGGCCCGGCTCAAGGCGGGCAGGCGCTTGAGGGCCTTCACCTGGGCGATCTGGCTCTTCTCGCTGACCATGAACTCGACGAAGCGCCGCACGAGCTCGAGCTTCTCGCCTTCGAGCTTGGAGCTCAGCATGAAATACTTGCCGCTCACCATCGGGCTCGGCCAGCGCCCGGTCTCGTCCACTCTCGGGATGCGGGCGGCGCCGAAGTCCTTGCCGAGCTGCGTCTCATAGGTGGAGAGCGCCCAGTCGCCGTTGATGATCATGGCGGCCTTGCGCTCCTTGAAGAGCGCGTCCATGCAGTTGTAGTCGCACTCCTGCGGGACGATCTTCCGCTTGTCCTTGAGGTCGAGGATGAAGGCGAGGGTCCGGCGCATGGCCGGCGTGTCGAGGGTGGGGGTGCGGCCGTCGATGGGCCAGCCCCCGAAGGCGCCGAGCCAGGGCGCGAGCCAGAAGGGCTCGTTGAGGAAGAAGGCGAGGCAGTGCTGCACCGTGCGCGCATCCGCGCTCCCGGCGCCCTTCTGCTGGATCCTGCCGCAGAGGTCGTAGAGCTCGCTCATGCTCTTCGGCGCCTCGGGGACGAAGCTCCGATTGTAGAAGAGCATGAGGTGGTTGCCGTTGGACATCGGCACCCCCCAGGTCTTCCCGTCGAGGGTGATGGCCTCGACGACCGGTTTGTTGAAGCGGCGCATGTCGAAGAGGGCGTCGGTCGGATGGATGAAGCCCGCGATGCAGTAGATGCCGGCCGGGTCGGAAGGGCTCAGCAGGAGGTCGGGCGGCGTGCCCGCGATGGAGGCGGTCTGGAACTGCTGGCGCTGGTCCTCCGTATGGAAGTGGGTGCGCACGACGCGGACGTCCTCGTTGCCGGGGAGCTTGCGGAACTCCGCGAAGAGTCCGTCGAGGAACGGGGCGACGAAGGCGTCCTCCTGCTCCCAGAGCACGATGGTGCGCGCGGCGGCGGCGTCCTCGCTTCGGCTGCGGCAGGAGCAGAGAGGGATCAGGAGGATGAGGAGGAGCGGAAGGAGGACGCGGGCGCGAGGATGGTCCGGGGAGGGCATCGCGGGAGGATTCTACCCTTTTTCAGGAACCCGCACGCCAACCGAGCTGCAGCGCGAGGGCCCGACCCGCGTAAAAGAACCCCAGCGCGACCCACCCGAACGGGAGGAGCGTCGCGAGGAGCAGCCAGAAGGCCTTCCCGAAGCGCTTCGGCGCCGGCGCGGGGTCCTCGGCGCCGGCCCTCTGGGACAGGACGGCGAAGGCCCCGGCCTTCTGCCGGGCGGCGGGCAGGGTCGCGTCGTCGGAGACCTCCTCGATCTCGAGGACGTGGGCGCGCCCGCCCTCGAGTCCTACGGAGAGGCCCTCGCGCAGGAGCTCCGCGCCCGTGCGCACATAGGTCTTCGGCGTCCCGTCGGCGGAGAGGTCCACCCTGTCGCGCAGGACGTAGGTCCGGTCGCCGCGCGGCTCGAAGGCGCCGAAGGCCTTCAGCACCGGCTTGCGCAGGCGGAAGCGGCCCCAGGCCTGTCCCTCGGAGAAGTTGGCCGCGACGAGCACGGCCTTCTGCCGGCCGTCCGCCTCGTCGTAGCGGCCGACGGTCCAGGCGACGATGGGCGTGCCGCCGGCCGGCTCGAGCACCTCGGCGGCTCCCTTCTCGAAGAGCTCGCGGTACCGGGCCGACTGCTCGAGCATCGCGCGCACGAAGCCGCCGTTCTGCGCGTCGTACTCCTTCCAGTTGAGGGAGACGGGGATGTCGAAGGGGATGGACTTCTCGCGGTCCACCGACTTCGAGAGGTCGGCGAGGAGGTTGCGCGCCTGGCCGACGCCCTGCTCGACGCCGTTGTAGATGAGCACGGGGCGGAACATGAGCGCGGTGGCCGCGGCCGCGCGCACGACCCGGCCGAACTTGTCGAAGGGGTTCCCCTCCCCGCCGTCGTGGGTGCCGAGGAAGTTCACCATCGCGGCGCCGCCCTTCTGCCAGGCGCGGAAGACGGCGTTGCGCAGCGCGGCGCGGATGCGCTCGGCGTCGCGGCTGACCATGGCGTCGTAAAGCCCGTTCTGGCCGAGCGAGAGGTCCTGATCGGCCTTGTTGTAGATGCCGTCGGAGCCGGAGCGGCTGATGTCGGTCGCGAAGGAATAGACCTCGTCGATGGCGAAGGCGGCGGGCGTGCGGCTCTTCACGTCGTCGGTGAAGTCCTGCCAGAACTCGGTCGCCCCGATCGCCTTCGCGCGCGCTCCGAACTCGGTGAAGAGCCGGTCCATCTCGGCCTTCGCCCACGGGGCGAGCGGCCAGTTGCGCTCCGCCTCGAGGTATTCCGTCCACTGGGGGAAGAAGCGCGCGTTGGCCTGATAGTACGCCATGTCGCGCCGGACGGCGTCGATGCCGAAGTCCTCGAAGAGCCGGTGCGCCTGCTCGATCTCCCACGCCCGCGCCTCGGGCCGCGAGTAGTCGATCTGCACCATGTCCACCCACATGCCGTCGGCGTAGTCGGTGCGGGGATGGTGGACGAGGATCTTCTTGTGGACGCGCCTGCCGTTCTCGGGATAGTTGTCGGTCTCGACGAGGTAGAAGAGCGGGGAGCGGTCGCCGTAGGGCTTGCTCGGGATGGCGGCCTGGATCTCCTGGTCGCTCAGGTCCTGGGGAGGGACGATGTGCAGCGTCGCCTCGGGGCGCTGGGCGACGAGCTCGCTGTCGATGGAGGTGTGGTTGGGGATGAAGTCCGTCATCACCTTGAGGCCCGCGGCGTGCGCGCGCCGCACGAAGTCGCGCAGGGCCGCGTCGCCGCCGAGCTCGGGCTTGACCCGGTAGCCCGTGAGCGCGTAAGGCGAGCCGCCGCCCGTGCCCCAGCGCCGGATCTTCCCGATCTCGAAGATGTCGAGCAGCCAGACGACGTCGCCGTGCGTCTCGGCGCGGATGCGGGCGAACTCCGCGTCGTCGATGGACTCGAAGAAGTTCTTCCCGGGCTTCAGGCGGTTGTAAGCCCGGGCGAGGATCATGTAGATGCCCGCCGAGCGGCCCCAGGCGGCGCGGTCGAGGAGGTGCAGGTCGGCGCGCAGCTCCTTGAGCGCGCGGGTGAGGACCTCGTTCAAGCGTCGGTTGGTCTCGGCGGGGGTGAGCCCGGCGCCGCGCAGGTCGGCGAGCTCGCGGCGCAGCGGCGCGGTCCAGGCCGCCGGGGAGAGCAGGGCGTCGAGGTAGTTGAAATAGTTCTCGACCTGGCCGGCCGAGAAGCCCGCGCCGAAGGAGCGCTCGTTCTCGAGCTTGCTGTAGAAGAACCCTTCGAGCCCCGCGCCGCGCGCCTTCGCCACGGCGCCGTCGGGCTTGCGGAAGCCGAAGGGCTCGATCGTCCGGCCCTTCGGCGCGGTGCCGTCGCCGAGGACCGCCTTGAGCTCCTTGAGCTTCGCGTACTCGTCGGCGGGGCGACTGTCCTGGCCGTCGCCGGAGAAGCCGAGGGCGTCGGCGAAGCGCGAGAGGAGAGAGCGGCGCGGGGAATACGGGGCCACCGCAACGGCGGCGTCCGCTTCCCCGGAGGCGGAACGGCGGCCGTCGAAGAACCGGCGCAGCTCGCCGCCCTTCCCGACGCTCTCCGTGCCGGAGAGGCGCCGGCCGAACGAACGCAGGGTCGGGAGGACGCCCTCCTCAGCGCCGGAGCGCTCCGCGGACGCGGGGGGGACGGACGAGGGAGAGGACGGGACTCCGGGAACCTGGACGAACGCGACGGCGGCCGGAACCGTCCGTACCGCGGCACCCGCGGGCTGCGCGGTCGGAACCTGCGCGTTCGGCAGGACGAGCGCGGCCTGCGCGGCGGGAGTCGGCGCCGTCCGCACGGTCGGCGCGAGCGACGGCAGCGTTCCGAGCGCGAGCGGCAGGACGGGAGAGAGCGGGGCGTTCAGGCCGACGGCCGGCTGGACGGAGACCGCGACCCCCGCGGGCGTCGCGGCAGGGGACGCCGTCACCGGCGCCTGCGAGACCGTCTGGGCGCGCGCGCCGCAGACGAAGAAGCCCTGCAGGAGCAGGGCCGTGAAGGGGAAGAGAGAGCGCCGGGCCGGACGAGGCCGGACGGAAGGGATCTCCGCGCGCAGGTCGTTCTCCATCTCCCCCGGATTGTAGCCCCGCGGGGAGCGGGAAGCATGGGTCGTGAAGACCTATAGAGGTAGATATTAGTCCCATGCCGCTCTGGGACCTAAGGGCTGGTTCCTGCCGCTCGTCCTGCGCGAGCGCCCCTTCATGGGCACCGTCTGGTATGAGAACGGGAAAGCCGCGCGGCACTGGATAGAGGAATTATAACGCCAGCGATAAGGTCTTTCCTTTCCCCCCCTCGAGAGGGGGGCGACAGACTTATTGAACGGGATTCGGGGAGCGACCTAGGCGTCGGAAGCGCCCTTCACTTCAGGCGGCAGGTCTCCGCCCCCGTCGAGCACGGGGGAGAGC includes the following:
- a CDS encoding carbohydrate ABC transporter permease codes for the protein MGLKKHAAGRPTGGPLTAVLIHAGLLLASFLCVYPLLRIFSVSLRPGDRIVSTELALIPTGASFASYAKVLHETNFLLWLWNSLIITCTTALLGVSLAALAGYAFSRFSFPGRRTGLTMLLGNEMIPASMLLLPLFLMIMRLGLVNTYLGMIIAYSVTSLPFSIWILKGYYDTIPRSLEEAALVDGTTRFGAFLRVILPLSTPALAIAFLFNFTQAWNEYLVARVVLTDANRYTWTLGLFELQGQYLTQWGMFAAASILVTIPVLGVFLYSSKWLISGLTLGGVKG
- a CDS encoding extracellular solute-binding protein, which produces MPSPDHPRARVLLPLLLILLIPLCSCRSRSEDAAAARTIVLWEQEDAFVAPFLDGLFAEFRKLPGNEDVRVVRTHFHTEDQRQQFQTASIAGTPPDLLLSPSDPAGIYCIAGFIHPTDALFDMRRFNKPVVEAITLDGKTWGVPMSNGNHLMLFYNRSFVPEAPKSMSELYDLCGRIQQKGAGSADARTVQHCLAFFLNEPFWLAPWLGAFGGWPIDGRTPTLDTPAMRRTLAFILDLKDKRKIVPQECDYNCMDALFKERKAAMIINGDWALSTYETQLGKDFGAARIPRVDETGRWPSPMVSGKYFMLSSKLEGEKLELVRRFVEFMVSEKSQIAQVKALKRLPALSRAAHAKVIMDNPVLRASMDQLLVGKPMPMATEMRAVWDAMRPVYGRTVSGQIAPDAAAALMQKEAAAKIAEMNE
- a CDS encoding alpha-amylase family glycosyl hydrolase; amino-acid sequence: MENDLRAEIPSVRPRPARRSLFPFTALLLQGFFVCGARAQTVSQAPVTASPAATPAGVAVSVQPAVGLNAPLSPVLPLALGTLPSLAPTVRTAPTPAAQAALVLPNAQVPTAQPAGAAVRTVPAAVAFVQVPGVPSSPSSVPPASAERSGAEEGVLPTLRSFGRRLSGTESVGKGGELRRFFDGRRSASGEADAAVAVAPYSPRRSLLSRFADALGFSGDGQDSRPADEYAKLKELKAVLGDGTAPKGRTIEPFGFRKPDGAVAKARGAGLEGFFYSKLENERSFGAGFSAGQVENYFNYLDALLSPAAWTAPLRRELADLRGAGLTPAETNRRLNEVLTRALKELRADLHLLDRAAWGRSAGIYMILARAYNRLKPGKNFFESIDDAEFARIRAETHGDVVWLLDIFEIGKIRRWGTGGGSPYALTGYRVKPELGGDAALRDFVRRAHAAGLKVMTDFIPNHTSIDSELVAQRPEATLHIVPPQDLSDQEIQAAIPSKPYGDRSPLFYLVETDNYPENGRRVHKKILVHHPRTDYADGMWVDMVQIDYSRPEARAWEIEQAHRLFEDFGIDAVRRDMAYYQANARFFPQWTEYLEAERNWPLAPWAKAEMDRLFTEFGARAKAIGATEFWQDFTDDVKSRTPAAFAIDEVYSFATDISRSGSDGIYNKADQDLSLGQNGLYDAMVSRDAERIRAALRNAVFRAWQKGGAAMVNFLGTHDGGEGNPFDKFGRVVRAAAATALMFRPVLIYNGVEQGVGQARNLLADLSKSVDREKSIPFDIPVSLNWKEYDAQNGGFVRAMLEQSARYRELFEKGAAEVLEPAGGTPIVAWTVGRYDEADGRQKAVLVAANFSEGQAWGRFRLRKPVLKAFGAFEPRGDRTYVLRDRVDLSADGTPKTYVRTGAELLREGLSVGLEGGRAHVLEIEEVSDDATLPAARQKAGAFAVLSQRAGAEDPAPAPKRFGKAFWLLLATLLPFGWVALGFFYAGRALALQLGWRAGS
- a CDS encoding sugar ABC transporter permease — its product is MSAILAASVLQVLHFTLVIFAAVAVLEAYLWVHFHRWDRAWFLPAVLVAVPALVVLGSLPLTAGAPGAVVRVGLWAFALEAALAALFKFVVRGRWALPYMLLAPGVLGLAILIIYPLGFEVWLAFHDLKLTTILHWSRTGELPFVGLKHFGKVFTSSPLSEVTFWRLLLRTFGWTFVNVFFHVVGGFALALLLNRKLRLKGLYRTLLVVPWAMPQVVAVLAMRGEFHSQYGFINVLIGRLLAVFPWLSSLGVAPVQWLTLHPFLTCAIINVWLGIPFMMVVILGGLQSISQHYYDAAAIDGASAFQQFRMITLPLIKPVLAPAVTLGTVWTFNNINVIYLVTGQAGGTEDADILVSALYKAAFTYYRYSYSAAFAIVIFLILFAFSMAWLKATKGTESVYERD
- the ugpC gene encoding sn-glycerol-3-phosphate ABC transporter ATP-binding protein UgpC gives rise to the protein MATVTLRNISKRYKDVEVLHDVSLDVAEREFMVLVGPSGCGKSTLLRMVAGLEEITEGEIAIGEQVVNELPPRDREIAMVFQDYALYPHMTVEENMNFGLRLRRMPKPEVEARVKEAAAILQIGPLLARTPRQLSGGQRQRVAIGRAIVRKPKVFLFDEPLSNLDAKLREEMRIEIAKLHQRLNSTILYVTHDQVEAMTLATRIAILNGGRIQQVGTPEEVFCRPANLFVAGFIGSPTMNFVDGQLLEGPEGPRFRNAVMDVPAPRLLDAGKALSEPRAVVLGLRPDDLQVSFSGGADATAAGVEVVELLGHRRNLYLKVGESRLLATVDASFDPEPGQQVHLRFTPARAHLFDKASKERIPTESREDGR